The Acidianus infernus genome window below encodes:
- a CDS encoding ACT domain-containing protein: MTQGRIVKVTGYYRDPGFLERVISTFRKLWVDIDWVTARRISDDGLYEVYLLVRETKNTHLAILNLSKTVDVEKVEVLEDGKLVPCQSNSFFIPSYTKVTTYSWGEKVG, translated from the coding sequence GTGACCCAAGGAAGAATAGTTAAAGTAACTGGTTATTATAGAGACCCAGGCTTCCTAGAGAGAGTAATTAGTACATTTAGAAAACTATGGGTAGACATAGATTGGGTCACAGCAAGGAGAATAAGCGATGACGGCTTATACGAGGTTTATCTCCTAGTTAGAGAAACTAAGAATACCCACTTGGCAATACTCAACTTAAGTAAAACTGTAGACGTAGAAAAAGTTGAGGTTCTAGAAGACGGTAAATTAGTTCCTTGCCAAAGCAATTCGTTTTTTATCCCGTCATATACAAAAGTAACAACCTATAGTTGGGGTGAAAAAGTTGGCTAA
- a CDS encoding acetolactate synthase large subunit, whose product MPSGARILVDALKREGVKVIFGIPGLYNMPFYDELFYEIQNQEIRHVLMRHEQGATHAADGFARVSGFPGVVTATSGPGATNLVTGMITAYWDSSPVIAITGQVNRSSIGKMAFQESDQPGIFKDITKYVVQLKTVSEIPIWIKNAFYIATTGRPGPVLVDIPRDVQLEKIDEVEWPEKPMVRGYKPFRTVIEPEKLKKAAEILVNAEKPIILVGTGVTWSNATTEVLNLAETLICPIISTLPGKSAIPHDHPLYVGPMGYYGRAEASLAALESDVMLIIGARLSDRTFTSYDEMIETKKKFIMINLDPTDAERAFKVDVAMYGDAKILTRELLNAVIKVGMKKDRSAWMKRVKELKEYYAQFYYQDEPGKIKPWKALKTIRNAIPRDAIVTTGVGQHQMWAEVFWEVLEPRTFLSSTGMGTMGFGLPAAMGAKLARPDKVVVDLDGDGSFMMTGNNLATAVDEHIPVISVIFDNRSLGLVRQVQDLFQNKRIVGVDYGPSPDFVKYAEAFGALGFNADSYEELEKAIKTAIREDLPTVIRLPIDKNELALPTLPPGGKLKQVIVSDPRKNS is encoded by the coding sequence TTGCCTAGTGGCGCCAGAATTCTAGTAGATGCGCTAAAGAGAGAAGGAGTGAAAGTAATCTTCGGCATACCAGGATTATATAATATGCCGTTTTATGACGAACTATTTTATGAAATACAAAACCAGGAAATAAGACACGTATTAATGAGACACGAACAGGGAGCAACTCACGCCGCAGACGGATTTGCAAGAGTTTCTGGCTTTCCTGGTGTGGTTACTGCTACATCCGGCCCTGGAGCAACTAACCTAGTAACTGGAATGATAACTGCATATTGGGATAGCTCACCAGTAATAGCGATAACGGGACAAGTAAATAGATCTTCAATAGGAAAAATGGCTTTTCAGGAATCCGACCAACCAGGAATATTTAAAGATATAACAAAGTATGTAGTACAATTAAAAACTGTAAGTGAAATTCCAATATGGATAAAGAACGCATTTTACATTGCCACTACGGGAAGACCTGGCCCAGTACTTGTAGATATTCCGAGAGACGTCCAATTAGAAAAAATTGATGAAGTAGAATGGCCAGAAAAACCAATGGTAAGAGGATATAAGCCGTTCAGAACTGTTATAGAACCAGAAAAACTGAAGAAGGCAGCAGAAATACTAGTTAATGCAGAAAAACCAATAATTCTAGTTGGTACTGGAGTAACTTGGTCCAATGCAACTACTGAAGTATTAAACTTGGCAGAAACTCTAATTTGTCCAATAATTTCAACCTTACCAGGAAAATCAGCGATTCCACACGATCATCCATTATATGTTGGACCCATGGGATACTATGGAAGAGCGGAAGCCTCACTTGCTGCGTTAGAATCCGACGTAATGCTAATAATAGGGGCTAGATTAAGTGATAGAACATTTACTTCTTACGATGAGATGATAGAGACTAAAAAGAAGTTCATCATGATAAACTTAGACCCGACCGATGCAGAGAGAGCGTTCAAAGTAGATGTAGCTATGTATGGCGATGCAAAAATTCTAACTAGGGAATTATTAAACGCAGTAATTAAAGTCGGAATGAAAAAAGATAGATCCGCATGGATGAAAAGAGTTAAGGAATTGAAAGAGTATTATGCACAATTTTACTATCAAGACGAACCGGGTAAAATAAAACCGTGGAAAGCGTTGAAGACAATAAGAAATGCGATTCCTAGGGATGCAATAGTAACAACTGGAGTGGGACAACATCAAATGTGGGCAGAAGTATTTTGGGAAGTTCTTGAACCTAGGACTTTCTTATCTTCAACAGGTATGGGTACAATGGGTTTTGGATTACCTGCAGCCATGGGTGCAAAGCTTGCTAGACCAGATAAAGTAGTAGTAGATTTAGATGGCGATGGATCCTTTATGATGACTGGAAATAATTTAGCTACAGCCGTTGATGAGCATATTCCAGTGATTTCAGTTATATTCGATAATAGATCTCTAGGTTTAGTAAGACAAGTACAAGACTTATTCCAGAATAAAAGGATAGTAGGAGTAGATTATGGACCATCGCCGGATTTCGTTAAATATGCTGAGGCATTTGGTGCTTTAGGTTTTAATGCAGATAGTTATGAGGAACTAGAAAAAGCAATAAAAACCGCAATAAGGGAAGATTTGCCAACTGTAATTAGATTACCAATAGATAAAAACGAATTAGCTTTACCCACTTTACCCCCTGGAGGAAAATTAAAGCAGGTGATAGTAAGTGACCCAAGGAAGAATAGTTAA
- a CDS encoding magnesium-dependent phosphatase-1 has product MKIKVVIFDADKTLWDHYNISEFEDPIKIINKNEIEDAKGRKLKVFPDVRETLEELKKKGIILGLATWNYPDKTQKILQILDLYKYFDVIVSRDFPYKFIMINEILSELRNKGIKIKPEETMFIDDRRSHFGNVWLYLGNIKCVEMWKDIKCHSEILHMLD; this is encoded by the coding sequence ATGAAAATAAAAGTAGTAATATTTGATGCAGACAAAACTCTTTGGGATCACTATAATATTTCAGAATTTGAGGATCCAATAAAAATTATTAATAAAAATGAAATTGAAGACGCTAAAGGCAGAAAGCTAAAAGTTTTTCCAGATGTTAGAGAAACTTTAGAAGAACTGAAGAAGAAAGGAATAATACTGGGTTTAGCAACCTGGAATTACCCAGATAAAACACAAAAAATTTTACAAATTCTAGATTTATATAAATATTTTGATGTTATTGTGTCCAGAGACTTTCCTTACAAGTTTATCATGATAAATGAGATTCTTAGTGAACTGAGAAATAAGGGGATTAAAATAAAACCAGAGGAGACAATGTTTATTGACGATAGAAGATCTCACTTTGGAAATGTATGGTTATATTTAGGAAATATTAAATGTGTTGAAATGTGGAAAGATATAAAATGCCATAGTGAAATTCTTCACATGTTAGATTAA